A single genomic interval of Terriglobales bacterium harbors:
- the glpX gene encoding class II fructose-bisphosphatase, with amino-acid sequence MKRAKNFGTNIESDLALELLRVVENAAIESARLMGTGDRERADALATEAMRKTMDTIPMRGTIVIGEGERDEAPMLYIGEKVGAEFEHGGLPVPEVDIAVDPLEGTNLCATGAPGAITVLAASEKGGLLHAPDCYMEKIIVGPSCKGCVDIDAPVEHNLKQIAKALARDVEDLVIVVLDRPRHERLINDIRKAGARIRLITDGDLSAGITAAVLGTGVHAVMGSGGAPEGVITAAAIRCLNGYMQGRLIIKPEQRERVEKMGIKDPKKVYLAEELAPGKQIIFAATGVTEGVVMRGVRFFGEGVRTSSVVMTLNTGRVRFIESIHLDKKPDVKVRFF; translated from the coding sequence GTGAAGCGAGCCAAGAACTTCGGCACCAACATCGAGAGCGACCTTGCGCTCGAACTGCTGCGCGTGGTGGAGAACGCGGCGATCGAATCCGCACGGTTGATGGGAACAGGCGACCGAGAACGCGCGGACGCACTCGCGACGGAAGCCATGCGGAAGACGATGGATACGATTCCGATGCGCGGCACGATCGTGATCGGCGAGGGCGAGCGCGATGAAGCGCCGATGCTTTACATCGGCGAGAAGGTCGGAGCCGAGTTCGAACACGGCGGTTTACCAGTTCCGGAAGTGGACATTGCAGTCGATCCGCTGGAAGGGACGAACCTTTGCGCAACTGGCGCTCCAGGCGCGATCACGGTTTTAGCGGCTTCGGAAAAGGGCGGATTGCTTCATGCGCCAGATTGCTACATGGAGAAGATCATCGTCGGTCCGTCGTGCAAGGGCTGTGTCGATATCGACGCTCCAGTCGAGCACAACTTGAAGCAGATAGCGAAGGCGCTCGCGCGCGATGTTGAGGACCTGGTGATCGTTGTTCTCGATCGTCCGAGGCACGAGAGACTGATCAACGATATTCGCAAAGCTGGCGCGCGAATCCGGTTGATTACGGATGGCGATCTTTCAGCGGGCATCACAGCGGCAGTGCTTGGAACCGGTGTTCATGCAGTGATGGGTTCTGGCGGAGCGCCAGAAGGCGTGATCACAGCGGCTGCGATTCGCTGCCTGAATGGTTACATGCAAGGGCGCTTGATCATCAAGCCCGAGCAGCGCGAACGCGTGGAAAAGATGGGCATCAAGGACCCGAAGAAGGTTTACCTTGCCGAAGAACTTGCGCCCGGAAAACAAATTATTTTCGCGGCGACGGGCGTGACGGAAGGCGTGGTCATGCGCGGCGTACGCTTCTTCGGCGAAGGCGTTCGCACTTCGTCGGTGGTGATGACGCTGAACACCGGCCGCGTACGGTTCATCGAGAGCATCCATCTCGATAAGAAGCCCGACGTGAAGGTGCGGTTCTTCTAA
- a CDS encoding acyl-CoA dehydrogenase family protein: protein MALKFRGVDFIDFDGLLTEDERLVRDSTRKWVEENVIPIIEQCNREGKFPRELVKPMGELGFYGANLKGYGCAEMSNVEYGLVMQELERGDSGLRSFVSVQSALCMYPIYAFGSDEQKDKYLPGMQRGEILGCFGLTEPMFGSNPGGMRTRAKKDGNDYILNGEKMWITSGSIADIAIVWAKVADEGDRVRGFIVDTKSPGFKADDVHGKWSLRASVTSGFSMQDVRVPASNLLPKTEGLKNALMCLNQARYGIAWGGVGAAMSCYDTALQYSQVRKQWRDQPIASHQLVQEKLVWMISEIVKAQLLVLQVGRLKDQNKVQHYHISMAKRNNIWMALECARMARDILGANGIADDYPIMRHMMNLESVKTYEGTHDIHGLIIGAQITGVEAF, encoded by the coding sequence ATGGCCCTGAAATTTAGGGGAGTAGATTTCATCGACTTCGACGGCCTTCTCACAGAAGACGAACGCCTGGTTCGCGACAGCACCCGCAAATGGGTGGAAGAGAACGTCATTCCGATCATTGAGCAGTGCAATCGCGAGGGCAAGTTCCCGCGCGAACTCGTCAAGCCCATGGGCGAACTCGGCTTCTACGGCGCCAACCTGAAAGGCTATGGCTGCGCCGAGATGTCGAACGTGGAATATGGGCTGGTCATGCAGGAACTGGAACGCGGCGACAGCGGACTTCGTTCGTTCGTCAGCGTGCAGTCGGCGCTCTGCATGTATCCGATTTACGCCTTCGGCAGCGATGAGCAGAAGGACAAGTATCTTCCGGGAATGCAGCGTGGCGAGATCCTCGGCTGCTTTGGCCTGACCGAGCCGATGTTCGGGTCAAATCCCGGCGGAATGCGGACTCGCGCCAAGAAGGACGGCAACGACTACATCCTGAACGGCGAGAAGATGTGGATCACATCAGGCTCAATCGCCGATATCGCCATCGTCTGGGCGAAGGTCGCCGACGAAGGAGACCGCGTTCGCGGCTTTATCGTGGATACGAAAAGCCCCGGGTTTAAGGCCGATGATGTCCATGGGAAATGGTCGCTGCGTGCATCGGTGACTTCGGGGTTTTCGATGCAGGACGTGCGCGTTCCGGCGTCGAACCTGCTTCCGAAGACCGAGGGATTGAAGAATGCTCTGATGTGCCTGAACCAAGCTCGCTATGGCATCGCTTGGGGCGGCGTTGGCGCGGCGATGTCGTGCTACGACACAGCGCTTCAGTATTCGCAGGTGCGCAAGCAATGGCGCGACCAACCGATCGCTTCGCATCAACTGGTGCAGGAGAAGCTGGTGTGGATGATCTCCGAGATCGTGAAGGCGCAGTTGCTGGTATTGCAGGTCGGTCGTTTGAAGGACCAGAACAAGGTGCAGCATTATCACATCTCGATGGCCAAGCGGAACAACATCTGGATGGCGCTGGAATGCGCTCGGATGGCGCGGGACATTCTGGGAGCGAACGGCATCGCCGACGATTATCCGATCATGCGCCACATGATGAACCTGGAATCGGTAAAGACCTACGAAGGCACACACGACATTCACGGGCTGATCATCGGCGCGCAGATTACGGGTGTGGAAGCGTTCTAG
- a CDS encoding ABC transporter permease: MDFISILKIALRALARNKMRSSLTMLGIIIGVAAVIAMVGVGQGAQKQVQDQIAAMGSNMLMVQSGTVTRGGMRMGWGATKTLVLEDMNAILREVPTIKTAAPGSMTSSQVVYGNDNWFTRITASSPEYFDVRNWGFQSGSTFTQSDVDTAANVAVIGETVRKNLFGPVDPIGQTIRIKNLPFRVVGTLASKGQSAAMGDDQDDIIVIPITTLQKKISGETWLRFIMVSAVSKEASFTAKSQIEALLRDRHRIRPGTDDDFIVRNLAELADMAEATQKTLTLLLGSTAGVALIVGGIGIMNIMLVSVTERTREIGIRMAIGATDTDVQSQFLTEAVVLSCLGGLVGIMMGVGASMVITNMAGWPVLVSPISIVTAVIFSMAVGIFFGYYPARKAARLDPIEALRYE, from the coding sequence ATGGACTTCATCTCAATTCTCAAGATCGCGCTTCGCGCTCTCGCCCGCAACAAAATGCGGTCGTCGCTCACCATGCTGGGCATCATCATCGGTGTCGCCGCTGTCATTGCCATGGTCGGTGTCGGTCAAGGCGCACAGAAACAGGTCCAGGACCAGATCGCTGCTATGGGCTCGAACATGCTCATGGTCCAAAGTGGGACGGTTACGCGTGGCGGCATGCGCATGGGTTGGGGCGCCACCAAGACGCTCGTCCTAGAAGACATGAATGCGATCTTGCGCGAAGTGCCCACCATCAAGACTGCTGCTCCAGGAAGCATGACCAGCAGCCAGGTCGTTTATGGGAACGACAATTGGTTCACGCGCATCACGGCGTCTTCGCCCGAGTACTTCGACGTGCGGAACTGGGGTTTCCAGAGTGGTTCCACCTTCACTCAGTCCGACGTTGATACTGCCGCAAACGTGGCCGTAATTGGCGAAACCGTGCGCAAGAACCTGTTCGGACCGGTTGATCCAATCGGACAAACCATCCGCATCAAGAACCTGCCCTTCCGAGTCGTCGGCACGCTGGCTTCAAAGGGCCAGTCGGCCGCGATGGGTGACGATCAGGACGACATCATCGTCATCCCGATCACGACGCTACAGAAGAAGATCAGCGGTGAAACGTGGCTGCGCTTCATCATGGTCTCGGCTGTATCCAAGGAAGCGAGCTTCACCGCCAAGTCGCAGATCGAGGCACTGCTCCGCGACCGGCATCGCATTCGTCCAGGCACGGATGACGACTTCATCGTCCGCAACCTTGCCGAACTTGCCGACATGGCAGAAGCCACGCAGAAGACGCTGACGCTGCTTCTCGGCTCGACTGCAGGCGTCGCGCTCATCGTGGGCGGTATCGGCATCATGAACATCATGCTCGTCTCGGTAACGGAGCGCACGCGCGAGATCGGTATTCGCATGGCGATCGGAGCCACTGACACCGACGTGCAGAGCCAGTTCCTTACAGAGGCCGTTGTTCTCTCCTGTCTGGGAGGACTCGTCGGAATCATGATGGGAGTCGGTGCCTCAATGGTCATCACCAACATGGCAGGATGGCCTGTGCTTGTATCGCCGATCTCGATTGTCACGGCGGTCATATTCTCGATGGCGGTTGGTATCTTCTTCGGATACTATCCGGCACGAAAGGCCGCTCGCCTCGATCCAATCGAAGCTCTGCGTTACGAATAG
- a CDS encoding ABC transporter ATP-binding protein: protein MSTVISDFVAPAKTGSSDSVIRVEDVHKYYELGETRVHALRGVNVEIRRGEFVAVMGASGSGKSTFMNILGCLDKPSSGRYFLEDTDVANLNKRELALIRNRKIGFVFQGFNLLSRTTALENVELPTLYARLDKGEREKRAREALELVGLGERIDHFPSQLSGGQQQRVAIARALVNKPSILLADEPTGNLDSRTSVEIMDIFQQLNDQGLTIVLVTHEPDIAQFAKRQLIFRDGKVRKDDPIDNRPRASEVVKSMPVVDED from the coding sequence ATGTCCACCGTCATCTCCGATTTTGTTGCTCCCGCGAAAACCGGATCCTCGGATTCGGTTATTCGCGTCGAGGACGTCCACAAGTACTACGAGCTCGGCGAAACTCGCGTTCACGCGCTTCGCGGCGTCAATGTCGAGATTCGCCGTGGCGAATTTGTCGCCGTCATGGGCGCGAGTGGCAGCGGCAAATCTACCTTCATGAACATCCTCGGCTGTCTCGATAAGCCGAGCAGTGGACGCTATTTCCTGGAAGACACCGACGTTGCAAATTTGAATAAGCGCGAACTCGCTCTCATTCGCAACCGGAAGATCGGCTTCGTGTTCCAGGGATTCAACCTGCTATCCCGCACCACGGCACTGGAGAATGTGGAACTGCCGACGCTTTATGCGCGGCTCGATAAGGGCGAGCGCGAAAAGCGCGCGCGGGAGGCGCTCGAACTCGTTGGCCTCGGTGAGCGCATCGACCACTTCCCTTCGCAACTCTCCGGCGGACAGCAGCAGCGAGTTGCCATTGCTCGAGCGCTCGTCAACAAGCCTTCCATTCTGCTTGCAGACGAGCCTACCGGCAACCTCGACAGTCGCACCTCCGTCGAGATCATGGATATCTTCCAGCAACTGAATGATCAGGGACTCACGATAGTGCTCGTCACCCATGAGCCCGACATCGCTCAGTTCGCCAAGCGGCAGTTGATATTCCGCGACGGGAAAGTCCGCAAGGACGACCCAATCGACAACCGGCCGCGTGCGAGCGAAGTGGTAAAAAGCATGCCGGTCGTGGACGAAGATTAA